In Asanoa sp. WMMD1127, one genomic interval encodes:
- a CDS encoding aldehyde dehydrogenase family protein: MIVRDRLYVGGAWVPPSSPALLEIRSPHDGSVLGQAVQAAPSDVDDAVAAARAAFDEGPWRHTTKVRALSVARRLCTGTVTVNGSPMSFDGPFGGYKASGIGREYGMVGLLGYIEHKSVTRARVAARSSAA, encoded by the coding sequence ATGATCGTCCGGGACAGGCTCTACGTCGGCGGCGCCTGGGTGCCGCCGAGCTCGCCGGCGCTGCTGGAGATCCGGTCGCCGCATGACGGGTCGGTGCTCGGGCAAGCCGTTCAGGCGGCCCCGTCCGATGTGGACGACGCTGTGGCGGCGGCCCGGGCGGCGTTCGACGAGGGGCCGTGGCGGCACACGACGAAAGTGCGTGCGCTGTCGGTCGCCCGCCGGCTGTGCACCGGCACCGTGACCGTCAACGGTTCGCCGATGAGCTTCGACGGCCCGTTCGGCGGTTACAAGGCCAGTGGCATCGGTCGGGAGTACGGGATGGTCGGCCTGCTCGGTTACATCGAGCACAAGTCGGTCACCCGGGCACGGGTAGCCGCGCGTAGTTCCGCGGCGTGA
- a CDS encoding cold-shock protein — protein sequence MAVGTVKWFNADKGFGFIEQDGGGPDVFAHFSAIQANGFRSLEENQRVEFDITQGQKGPQASNIRVI from the coding sequence ATGGCAGTAGGTACCGTCAAGTGGTTCAACGCTGACAAGGGGTTCGGCTTCATCGAGCAGGACGGTGGAGGCCCCGACGTGTTCGCCCACTTCTCGGCCATCCAGGCCAACGGCTTCCGCTCGCTGGAAGAGAACCAGCGCGTGGAGTTCGACATCACGCAGGGCCAGAAGGGCCCGCAGGCGTCCAACATCCGCGTCATCTGA
- a CDS encoding IS481 family transposase — MAHANAALTPIARLKLARLVVEQGWTIAAAARRFDVSYRTAKRWVDRYHAAGEAGMQDRSSRPHRSPTRTPQPLVRTIVHLRLKRRLGPVQIAARLAMAASTVYAVLVRCRVNRLTHIDRVTGEPVRRYEHDHPGAMLHVDVKKYGNVPDGGGWRFVGRRQGDRNRQATAQRTGVRNAKWEPRVGTAFVHTVIDDHSRVAYAEIRDDEKAATAIDVLRHAVAWFAARGVTVERVLSDNGSAYKSHAWRQACTQLGIKPRKTRPYRPQTNGKVERFHRTMTDGWALARLYTSEQARRKALPAFLHHYNHHRPHTAIGGQPPITRLTNLPGQHS; from the coding sequence GTGGCACACGCTAACGCAGCTCTGACTCCGATAGCACGTCTGAAACTGGCCCGGCTGGTAGTCGAGCAGGGCTGGACGATCGCCGCGGCCGCGCGGCGGTTCGACGTGTCGTACCGGACCGCGAAACGGTGGGTTGACCGGTACCACGCCGCGGGTGAGGCCGGTATGCAGGACCGCTCCAGCCGGCCGCACCGCAGCCCGACGCGCACGCCGCAGCCGCTGGTCCGCACGATCGTGCACCTGCGATTGAAACGCCGTCTCGGACCGGTCCAGATCGCCGCCCGGCTGGCGATGGCGGCCTCGACCGTGTACGCGGTTCTGGTCCGCTGCCGGGTCAACCGGCTCACCCACATAGACCGGGTCACCGGGGAACCTGTCCGCCGTTACGAACACGATCATCCCGGGGCGATGCTGCACGTCGATGTGAAGAAATACGGGAACGTCCCCGACGGGGGCGGTTGGCGTTTCGTCGGGCGCCGCCAGGGCGACCGCAACCGGCAGGCCACCGCCCAGCGCACCGGAGTGCGCAACGCCAAGTGGGAACCCAGGGTCGGGACCGCGTTCGTCCATACCGTCATCGATGACCACTCCCGCGTCGCCTACGCCGAGATCCGCGACGACGAGAAGGCAGCCACCGCCATCGACGTCCTGCGCCACGCGGTGGCCTGGTTCGCCGCCCGCGGTGTGACCGTCGAACGAGTCCTGTCCGACAACGGATCGGCCTACAAGTCCCACGCCTGGCGCCAGGCCTGCACCCAACTGGGCATCAAGCCGCGCAAAACCCGCCCCTACCGGCCACAGACCAACGGGAAGGTCGAACGGTTCCACCGGACCATGACCGACGGCTGGGCACTGGCCCGGCTCTACACCAGCGAACAGGCCCGCAGGAAGGCCTTACCGGCCTTCCTGCATCACTACAATCACCACCGACCCCACACCGCCATCGGCGGCCAACCACCCATCACCAGGTTGACCAACCTCCCTGGACAGCACAGCTAG
- a CDS encoding cytochrome P450 codes for MADDAVPAAELYTDEFAVDPYPAFAKLRTDSPVCPVSSPRFDSYLITRFEDAKAALTDPRLSKDLYGPGQHFLRIFGPNSEGLNKNMLNSDPPEHSRLRQVTSRAFAPRRIEALRPRVTEIVADLLDRVVPQGRADLMRDFAIPLPMMVISELLGIPRTDHEPVLAWTQVIRESGSSGRPPAQEKAAVQEAQAWLHGYLTELVAAKRATPGDDMVSMLISACDDEGLLSDRELVSTTFLLLFAGHQTTADFIGNAMVALLTHPDQLELLIEQPELLPHAIEELLRFDGPLPVASPRIATEDLDFQGVRIPEGSVVGVVINSANHDPAQFEDPDRLDLRRERGPHLGFGHGVHYCLGVSLARMEAQIGIGELLRRMPGLALGKPVEELRRLPAASPFRGLIELPVTFNTNL; via the coding sequence ATGGCCGACGATGCCGTACCAGCGGCGGAGCTCTACACCGACGAGTTCGCCGTGGACCCGTATCCCGCCTTCGCCAAGCTGCGCACCGACAGTCCAGTGTGTCCGGTCAGCTCGCCGCGGTTCGACTCCTACCTGATCACGCGGTTCGAGGACGCCAAGGCCGCGCTGACCGACCCGCGGCTGTCCAAGGACCTCTACGGGCCGGGCCAGCACTTCCTGCGGATCTTCGGGCCGAACTCCGAGGGCCTGAACAAGAACATGCTCAACTCGGATCCGCCGGAGCACAGCCGGCTGCGGCAGGTGACCTCGCGGGCCTTCGCGCCGCGGCGGATCGAGGCGCTGCGGCCGCGGGTGACCGAGATCGTGGCCGACCTGCTCGACAGGGTCGTGCCGCAGGGCCGGGCCGACCTGATGCGCGACTTCGCGATCCCGCTGCCGATGATGGTCATCTCGGAGCTGCTCGGTATCCCGCGCACCGACCACGAGCCGGTGCTGGCCTGGACGCAGGTGATCCGCGAGTCCGGGTCGTCCGGCCGGCCGCCGGCCCAGGAGAAGGCGGCCGTGCAGGAGGCGCAGGCCTGGCTGCACGGTTACCTGACCGAGCTCGTGGCGGCCAAGCGTGCGACGCCCGGCGACGACATGGTCAGCATGCTGATCAGCGCCTGCGACGACGAGGGGCTGCTGTCCGACCGCGAGCTGGTCAGCACCACGTTCCTGCTCCTGTTCGCCGGCCACCAGACCACCGCCGACTTCATCGGCAACGCGATGGTGGCCCTGCTGACCCACCCGGACCAGCTCGAGCTGTTGATCGAGCAGCCGGAGCTGCTGCCGCACGCGATCGAGGAGCTGCTTCGCTTCGACGGTCCGCTGCCGGTGGCCAGCCCACGGATCGCCACCGAGGACCTCGACTTCCAGGGCGTACGCATTCCCGAGGGTTCGGTCGTCGGTGTGGTGATCAACTCGGCCAACCACGACCCCGCGCAGTTCGAGGACCCGGACCGGCTCGACCTGCGGCGCGAACGGGGACCGCACCTCGGTTTCGGCCACGGCGTGCATTACTGCCTCGGCGTCTCCTTGGCCCGCATGGAGGCGCAGATCGGCATCGGTGAGCTGTTGCGCCGGATGCCGGGCCTCGCGCTCGGCAAGCCGGTCGAGGAACTGCGCCGGCTGCCGGCCGCGTCGCCGTTCCGCGGCCTCATCGAGCTTCCCGTCACCTTCAACACCAATCTGTGA
- a CDS encoding SDR family NAD(P)-dependent oxidoreductase yields the protein MTRTWLITGGSQGLGRALTEAALAAGDRVAATSRQADALPELRAAYPDRLLTLPLDLTSEAAARDVVATVVDRFGSLDVVVNNAGYATSGSIEDFPADEFRAQVETNLFGVINVTRAALPVLRRQRSGHVVQISSVGGRVGGTPGLGAYQTAKFGVAGFSEVLASEVAPLGIKVTIVEPGGIRTGWAAGAAQTSGPTTPDYAETVGRWQAMFGQYTGQEPGDPARMARAIVEVADGPEAPRRLLLGNDALDITLAAEESRLAEARKWAHVSRSTDVVA from the coding sequence ATGACACGCACGTGGTTGATCACCGGGGGTTCGCAGGGCCTCGGTCGAGCCCTCACCGAGGCGGCGTTGGCGGCCGGCGACCGGGTGGCGGCGACCTCTCGGCAGGCCGACGCGCTGCCCGAGCTGCGGGCGGCGTACCCGGATCGGCTGTTGACCCTGCCCTTGGACCTCACCTCGGAGGCGGCGGCCCGAGACGTCGTCGCGACCGTGGTCGACCGCTTCGGCTCGCTCGACGTCGTGGTCAACAACGCCGGGTACGCGACCAGCGGCTCGATCGAGGACTTCCCGGCCGACGAGTTCCGGGCCCAGGTCGAGACGAACCTGTTCGGCGTGATCAACGTGACCCGGGCGGCGCTGCCCGTCCTGCGCCGCCAGCGCTCCGGCCATGTCGTGCAGATCTCGTCCGTCGGCGGGCGGGTCGGCGGTACGCCCGGCCTCGGCGCGTACCAGACCGCGAAGTTCGGTGTCGCGGGCTTCTCGGAGGTGCTGGCCAGCGAGGTCGCGCCGCTGGGGATCAAGGTGACGATCGTCGAGCCGGGCGGCATCCGCACCGGTTGGGCGGCCGGTGCGGCGCAGACCTCGGGCCCGACCACGCCGGACTACGCTGAGACGGTGGGGCGGTGGCAGGCGATGTTCGGGCAGTACACCGGCCAAGAGCCGGGGGATCCGGCCCGGATGGCGCGGGCGATCGTCGAGGTGGCCGACGGGCCGGAAGCACCCCGCCGGCTGTTGCTGGGCAACGACGCGCTGGACATCACGCTGGCCGCCGAGGAGTCGCGGCTCGCCGAGGCGCGGAAGTGGGCCCACGTCAGCCGATCCACGGACGTGGTCGCATGA
- a CDS encoding DMT family transporter gives MRAESSATGPNTVTAGFALGALGVVAFSMSLPATRIAVAQLDPWFVAFGRAVGAALLAAAYLRWTGAPRPTPAQWRRLAVVALGVVAGFPLFTSLALLTQTASHGAVVVAVLPAMTAVFAVLRAGERPPPLFWLAGAGGLVAVLAFLAASGTVHGGLNHADLFLLTAVTLCGLGYAEGGALAKELGGARTICWALLVALPVTVPITAVAAVANAPAADGRGWAAFGYLTLVSMFLGFFAWYAGLARGGIARVGQIQLVQPVLTMAWSALLLSEPITPIALVAAAVVLVCVILTQRTRTGAATTPLAEDGEGRRRTNLQR, from the coding sequence ATGAGAGCAGAGAGTAGCGCTACCGGGCCGAACACGGTAACGGCCGGGTTCGCGCTCGGGGCGTTGGGCGTGGTGGCGTTCAGCATGTCGCTGCCGGCCACCCGGATCGCGGTGGCGCAGCTCGACCCCTGGTTCGTCGCCTTCGGCCGGGCGGTGGGCGCGGCGCTGCTGGCGGCGGCCTACCTCCGGTGGACCGGCGCGCCCCGGCCGACTCCCGCCCAGTGGCGGCGGCTCGCGGTCGTCGCGCTCGGGGTCGTGGCCGGGTTCCCGCTGTTCACCTCGCTGGCGCTGCTGACCCAGACCGCGTCCCACGGCGCGGTGGTCGTCGCCGTGCTGCCGGCGATGACGGCCGTGTTCGCGGTGCTGCGCGCCGGCGAGCGCCCGCCGCCGCTGTTCTGGCTCGCCGGCGCCGGGGGACTGGTGGCGGTCCTCGCCTTCCTGGCCGCGAGCGGCACGGTCCACGGTGGACTCAACCACGCCGACCTGTTCCTGCTCACGGCCGTCACGCTCTGCGGCCTCGGCTACGCCGAAGGTGGCGCGCTCGCGAAGGAGCTCGGCGGCGCCCGTACCATCTGCTGGGCGCTGCTCGTGGCCCTGCCGGTCACGGTCCCGATCACGGCCGTGGCCGCGGTCGCGAATGCACCCGCGGCGGACGGCCGCGGCTGGGCGGCGTTCGGCTACCTCACGCTGGTGTCGATGTTTCTGGGCTTCTTCGCCTGGTACGCCGGCCTGGCCCGCGGTGGCATCGCCCGCGTGGGCCAGATCCAACTGGTGCAACCGGTGCTCACCATGGCCTGGTCGGCCCTGCTGCTGTCGGAGCCCATCACCCCGATCGCACTGGTGGCCGCCGCGGTCGTCCTGGTCTGCGTGATCCTGACCCAACGCACCCGCACCGGCGCGGCCACGACGCCGCTGGCCGAGGACGGCGAAGGTCGCCGCCGGACAAACCTCCAACGCTGA
- a CDS encoding PLP-dependent aminotransferase family protein, with product MSDGNAAARVIQDLRGLASAAAPGTRLPSVRELTVRHQASPVTVAEALRQLVAQGVVETRPGRGTYVAAPRNAPAQPPDLAWQTVALGPGRSGETEMQALLALPPAGAIPLSGGYLDADLQPAAALGAALARAARQPASWQRGPAEGHPDLRAWFARETGAGLRADDMVICPGGQAALSTALRALTTPGDTILVESPTYLGALAAAHAAGLRVVPVPTDTDGVRPDQLAAAFARTGARLFYCQPLHANPHGATLAAARRPAVAAALDAAGAFLIEDDYARDLTIDGTPPPPLAADDPDGHVVYVRSLTKSAAPGLRVAAIGARGPAGARLRAARLLDDFFVAGPLQLATLEFVSSPSWSRHRRGLRASLRTRREALLSALHRHLPELVPTVVPRGGLHLWVELPAGTDDVALATRAATEGVIVFPGRPWYAAEPDAPHLRLTYAAAPPDLMDDAVRRLARALNDGA from the coding sequence ATGAGTGACGGTAACGCAGCGGCTCGCGTTATCCAAGATCTGCGCGGTCTGGCATCGGCCGCCGCGCCCGGCACGCGGCTGCCGTCGGTGCGGGAGCTGACCGTCCGGCACCAGGCGTCGCCGGTCACGGTCGCGGAGGCCCTCCGGCAGCTGGTCGCCCAAGGAGTGGTCGAGACCCGGCCCGGCCGCGGCACCTACGTGGCGGCGCCGCGGAACGCGCCCGCCCAGCCGCCCGACCTGGCGTGGCAGACGGTGGCCCTCGGCCCCGGCCGGTCAGGCGAGACGGAGATGCAAGCGTTACTGGCGTTACCCCCGGCCGGCGCGATCCCGCTCTCCGGCGGCTACCTGGACGCCGACCTGCAACCCGCCGCCGCCCTCGGCGCCGCGCTGGCCCGGGCGGCCCGCCAGCCGGCGTCCTGGCAACGCGGCCCGGCCGAGGGCCATCCGGACCTGCGCGCCTGGTTCGCCCGCGAGACCGGCGCCGGTCTCCGCGCGGACGACATGGTGATCTGTCCGGGTGGTCAGGCGGCGCTGTCGACCGCGCTGCGCGCACTCACCACTCCGGGCGACACGATCCTGGTGGAGTCCCCCACCTACCTCGGCGCGCTGGCCGCCGCGCACGCCGCCGGCCTGCGGGTGGTGCCGGTGCCGACGGACACCGACGGCGTACGCCCCGATCAGCTCGCCGCCGCCTTCGCCCGCACCGGGGCCAGGTTGTTCTACTGCCAGCCGCTGCACGCCAACCCGCACGGCGCGACGCTGGCCGCGGCCCGCCGCCCCGCCGTGGCCGCCGCCCTCGACGCGGCCGGCGCGTTCCTCATCGAGGACGACTACGCCCGCGACCTGACGATCGACGGCACGCCCCCGCCACCGCTGGCGGCCGACGACCCTGACGGGCACGTGGTCTACGTGCGCTCGCTGACCAAATCGGCCGCTCCCGGCCTGCGCGTGGCCGCCATCGGCGCCCGCGGCCCCGCCGGCGCCCGCCTGCGCGCCGCCCGCCTGCTCGACGACTTCTTCGTCGCGGGCCCGCTCCAACTGGCCACCTTGGAGTTCGTCAGCTCGCCGTCCTGGTCGCGCCACCGCCGGGGCCTACGCGCGTCGCTCCGCACCCGCCGCGAGGCGCTGCTGTCCGCGCTCCACCGCCACCTCCCGGAGCTGGTCCCGACGGTGGTCCCGCGCGGCGGCCTGCACCTGTGGGTCGAGCTCCCCGCGGGAACGGACGACGTCGCACTGGCCACGAGGGCGGCCACCGAAGGCGTGATCGTCTTCCCGGGCCGCCCGTGGTACGCCGCCGAACCCGACGCGCCCCACCTCCGCCTCACCTACGCCGCGGCGCCACCGGACCTGATGGACGACGCCGTCCGCCGCCTCGCCCGGGCCCTCAACGACGGCGCATGA
- a CDS encoding TetR/AcrR family transcriptional regulator — protein MGRTSDARDKILEAAKVLIEQRGYSALGVAEICAAAGVPKGSFYYFFPSKQALALAVIDEHWAAQRAQWVEVLRTERDPLQRLRDLFEATEDVQRKGQQRAGVVVGCLFGNLALELSNQAEEIRKRLQEIFEAQIDLIEEVVVDAKAHHLADLSVDSREAARSIVAQLEGRVLLAKLLNDPDQLDTLWTNALNLLQVRGRSRSTAPTA, from the coding sequence ATGGGACGCACGAGTGACGCGCGAGACAAGATCCTCGAGGCGGCCAAGGTGCTGATCGAGCAGCGCGGCTACTCGGCGTTGGGGGTGGCCGAGATCTGCGCGGCGGCGGGGGTACCGAAGGGCAGCTTCTACTACTTCTTCCCGTCGAAGCAGGCGCTGGCGCTCGCGGTGATCGACGAGCACTGGGCAGCCCAGCGGGCGCAGTGGGTGGAGGTGCTCAGGACCGAGCGCGACCCGCTGCAGCGCCTGCGCGACCTGTTCGAGGCCACGGAAGACGTGCAGCGCAAGGGCCAGCAGCGCGCGGGCGTGGTGGTGGGTTGCCTGTTCGGCAATCTCGCGCTGGAGCTCAGCAACCAGGCCGAGGAGATCCGCAAGCGGCTGCAGGAGATCTTCGAGGCCCAGATCGACCTGATCGAAGAGGTCGTCGTCGACGCCAAGGCGCACCACCTGGCCGACCTGTCCGTCGACAGCCGCGAAGCCGCGCGTTCCATCGTGGCCCAGCTAGAGGGCCGAGTCCTGCTGGCGAAGCTGCTCAACGACCCCGACCAGCTCGACACGCTGTGGACCAACGCCCTCAACCTACTCCAGGTGCGAGGCCGATCACGTTCAACCGCCCCTACGGCCTAG
- a CDS encoding TetR/AcrR family transcriptional regulator, which translates to MRADAARNLAQVLRAGARLLADDPSTPLSAIASAAGVDRTTLHRRFASREALLSAVFDAKLDSAERVLDEARLTTAPVPVALHRFVEGIVPVSREWPVDTHRMMRNDPPAAARAAGQSARLDAFVQRAADEGFLRAGVAPEWARAVLDQLVSTAAYRFPEMPPPEAADLVVDTLLHGVWR; encoded by the coding sequence ATGAGAGCAGACGCCGCCCGCAATCTCGCCCAGGTCCTCCGCGCCGGCGCCCGCCTGCTGGCCGACGACCCGAGCACTCCCCTGTCGGCGATCGCGAGCGCGGCCGGAGTAGACCGCACGACCTTGCACCGCCGCTTCGCCAGCCGCGAGGCCCTGCTCAGCGCGGTCTTCGACGCCAAGCTCGACTCGGCCGAGCGGGTCCTCGACGAGGCCCGCCTCACGACCGCGCCGGTGCCGGTCGCGCTGCACCGCTTCGTCGAGGGCATCGTGCCGGTCAGCCGCGAGTGGCCGGTCGACACGCACCGCATGATGCGCAACGATCCGCCCGCCGCCGCCCGGGCCGCCGGGCAGAGCGCCCGGCTCGACGCCTTCGTCCAGCGCGCCGCCGACGAGGGCTTCCTGCGTGCGGGCGTCGCCCCGGAATGGGCCCGCGCCGTCCTCGACCAACTGGTCAGCACTGCCGCCTACCGATTCCCGGAGATGCCACCGCCCGAGGCGGCCGACCTAGTCGTCGACACCCTCCTCCACGGAGTCTGGCGCTGA
- a CDS encoding 4-oxalocrotonate tautomerase family protein — translation MPIVTIQITKEGTTPGAEAATAEEKAALIKGVSQLLLDVLHKPMEATFVVIDEVETENWGWGGLPVEQFRAQRRNAQ, via the coding sequence ATGCCGATCGTCACCATCCAGATCACCAAGGAAGGCACCACCCCGGGTGCGGAGGCCGCGACCGCCGAGGAGAAGGCCGCCCTCATCAAGGGCGTCAGCCAACTGCTGCTCGACGTGCTCCACAAACCGATGGAGGCGACCTTCGTCGTCATCGACGAGGTCGAGACAGAGAACTGGGGCTGGGGTGGCCTCCCCGTGGAACAGTTCCGCGCGCAACGCCGGAACGCTCAGTAG
- a CDS encoding 50S ribosomal protein L11 methyltransferase encodes MDGLRLTRTGLVPEVQLFLAEDPTIFWARLEAQAGHKMPAPFWATAWGGGQAVARYVLDAPETVAGRRVLDLGSGSGLVAIAAAMAGASVVVANDIDPYASAAIRANARVNGVHVIPLSTDLLDLTPDAIADIRAEVVLAGDAFYNDQLADRVLPFLLAAAQRDTLVVAGDPGRGRIPSEDWQVVTTYPVSSLIGEDAELTAASVLTPRNYARLPVPG; translated from the coding sequence ATGGACGGTCTCCGACTCACCCGCACCGGGCTGGTGCCCGAGGTGCAGCTCTTCCTCGCCGAGGATCCGACGATCTTCTGGGCGCGGCTCGAGGCCCAGGCCGGTCACAAGATGCCCGCCCCGTTCTGGGCCACCGCCTGGGGCGGCGGCCAGGCGGTCGCCCGCTACGTGCTCGACGCCCCCGAGACCGTTGCCGGGCGGCGGGTGCTCGACCTCGGCTCCGGCTCCGGGCTCGTCGCGATCGCGGCGGCGATGGCCGGCGCGTCAGTCGTGGTCGCCAACGACATCGACCCGTACGCGTCGGCGGCGATCCGGGCCAATGCCCGCGTCAACGGCGTACACGTGATTCCGTTGTCGACCGACCTGCTCGACCTGACCCCCGACGCCATCGCGGACATCCGGGCCGAGGTGGTGCTGGCCGGCGACGCCTTCTACAACGACCAGCTCGCCGACCGGGTCCTGCCGTTCCTGCTCGCCGCCGCCCAGCGCGACACCCTGGTCGTCGCGGGTGACCCGGGCCGCGGCCGGATCCCGTCGGAGGACTGGCAGGTCGTCACGACCTATCCGGTGTCGTCGCTGATCGGCGAGGACGCCGAGCTGACCGCGGCCAGCGTGCTCACGCCGCGGAACTACGCGCGGCTACCCGTGCCCGGGTGA
- a CDS encoding SDR family oxidoreductase gives MTSQKVVVITGASQGIGAGLVEGYRKLGYGVVATSRSIALSDDPQVVTVQGDIADPATADQVVAAALDRFGRIDTVVNNAGVFIAKPFTDYTDDDFDLLVGVNVAGFFHLTRRALPHLAQTGAGHVVNITTSFVDQPNSNVPSVLASVTKGGLSSATKSLAIEYATRGVRVNAVAPGIIKTPMHPVEYHPTFDGLHPVGRMGEASDIVEAVLYLESAPFVTGEILHVDGGQNAGH, from the coding sequence ATGACCAGTCAGAAAGTCGTCGTGATCACCGGTGCGTCCCAGGGCATCGGCGCCGGCCTCGTCGAGGGATACCGCAAGCTCGGCTACGGCGTCGTGGCCACGTCGCGCTCGATCGCCCTGAGCGACGACCCACAGGTCGTCACCGTCCAGGGCGACATCGCCGACCCGGCGACGGCGGACCAGGTGGTCGCCGCGGCGCTGGACCGCTTCGGCCGGATCGACACCGTGGTCAACAACGCCGGGGTCTTCATCGCGAAGCCGTTCACCGACTACACCGACGACGATTTCGACCTGCTCGTCGGCGTCAACGTCGCGGGCTTCTTCCACCTCACCCGGCGTGCCCTGCCACACCTGGCACAGACCGGCGCCGGCCACGTCGTCAACATCACGACGAGCTTCGTGGACCAGCCGAACTCCAACGTGCCGTCGGTGCTGGCCTCGGTGACCAAGGGCGGGCTGAGCTCGGCGACAAAGTCGCTGGCCATCGAGTACGCGACCCGCGGCGTACGCGTCAACGCCGTGGCGCCGGGCATCATCAAGACCCCGATGCACCCGGTCGAGTACCACCCGACCTTCGACGGCCTCCACCCGGTCGGCCGGATGGGCGAAGCCAGCGACATCGTCGAGGCGGTGCTGTATCTGGAGTCGGCCCCGTTCGTCACCGGCGAGATCCTCCACGTCGACGGCGGCCAGAACGCCGGACACTGA